One region of Danio aesculapii chromosome 7, fDanAes4.1, whole genome shotgun sequence genomic DNA includes:
- the LOC130232393 gene encoding leucine-rich repeat and fibronectin type-III domain-containing protein 4 isoform X1 has protein sequence MDHCCQPVIRLHISVCLWIPPLSTMQDSPPLQPFRKPHHSHSLCHPHRNTHAPSFSSHPSIHLKQNLFKPSEAFRRPSPFLWPKFTSRYSPPQDTSSTTLQLPLLHWLALVTCACLLPALFGQIPGVVAGETWGVVSACPFHCVCRNLSESLSTLCADKGLLFVPPNIDRRTVELRLADNFIREVGGVDFANMTGLVDLTLSRNTISNIRPLAFSDLESLRSLHLDGNRLSELGPRDLVGMLNLQHLILNNNQLTNISSEAFDDFLFTLEDLDLSYNNLRKVPWDAIQSMASLHTLNLDHNLIDQISEGTFSELYKLARLDMTSNRLQTLPPDPLFARSQTGVISPTPYNAVINLNFGGNPLHCNCELLWLRRLIRSDDMETCATPLHLAGRYFWSIPEEEFACEPPLITRHTHKLWVLEGQRATLKCRAIGDPEPVIHWVSPDDRIIGNSSRTTSFRNGTLELIVTVARDDGTYTCIAINAAGEATSLVDLKVIPLPHRGNGTVLFARDPGSSDITRGKTSSGQSPGMDSSSDPQEGREDGQPEGGDVVSEGVEEQMVGVQGVTSTSAQVIWDKGHLMADNLVWMYQIQYNCTADETLIYRILPPTSDSFLLKNLVSGSDYNLCVLAIYDDTVTSMAATKILGCSQFSTKDNYPDCRSLQAHFLGGTLTILVGGIVVVTLLVFTVALMVRHRVCSNHDNHHEIGEEVGCSGTDSPPLPSKGADVFSQSNGNGNVMMVVLPNELIQKRKVAEGGLVSPPKTTSKVKPKTLPKPRVNLEQFRTGLEVEVGSIKPLPPYTMEKEQMSLYYTPSNYSPSTLPHQSRQLIAKSLKFRPTNVDTSKRASLSLAPPPTYGRDRRSSTGGGVVVRRGGQDSQWNSSMAYQSPALSHERSPHSALRYKRSSSFDMGEIATTACYSYAKRLSVIWTKRSQSLHGMLVQCTSATSTSTTSSGSEDFHTQHTRGYIRAYNTTNSNSNPPKADVTTNSKKQLLKDKEKDKEKGEELEESVV, from the exons GTCTGTGGATCCCTCCCCTATCTACAATGCAAGACTCCCCACCccttcagccattcagaaaacCACATCATTCCCATAGTTTATGCCATCCTCACAGAAATACACATGCACCATCATTCTCCtctcatccatcaatccatttgaAACAAAACCTTTTCAAGCCCTCTGAAGCATTTCGGCGACCCTCTCCTTTTCTGTGGCCAAAGTTCACCAGCAGATACTCACCACCCCAGGACACATCCTCAACGACACTGCAACTGCCATTACTGCACTGGCTGGCATTGGTCACTTGTGCCTGCTTGCTGCCTGCTCTCTTTGGTCAGATTCCAGGAGTCGTAGCTGGCGAGACGTGGGGCGTAGTCTCTGCATGCCCCTTTCACTGCGTCTGCAGAAATCTCTCTGAGTCTCTAAGTACACTTTGTGCAGATAAAGGCCTTCTTTTTGTCCCACCAAATATTGATCGTCGAACCGTCGAGCTTCGTCTCGCTGACAACTTCATTCGAGAAGTGGGGGGAGTTGATTTTGCCAACATGACTGGACTGGTGGATTTGACACTGTCCCGAAATACCATCAGTAACATCCGGCCACTTGCATTTTCAGATCTGGAAAGTCTTCGTTCCTTGCACTTAGATGGCAACCGACTCTCAGAGCTGGGCCCACGGGACTTAGTAGGCATGCTAAACCTACAGCATCTCATTCTCAACAACAACCAACTCACCAACATCTCCTCCGAGGCCTTTGACGACTTTTTATTCACTCTAGAAGATTTGGACCTATCCTACAACAATTTGCGCAAGGTTCCTTGGGATGCTATTCAGAGCATGGCCAGTCTGCACACATTAAATCTAGATCACAATCTAATTGACCAAATCTCTGAGGGAACTTTTAGTGAGCTCTACAAACTAGCCCGATTGGACATGACCTCTAATCGTTTACAAACTTTACCACCTGATCCATTGTTTGCTCGCTCCCAGACAGGAGTTATTAGCCCGACACCCTACAATGCCGTGATCAACCTGAATTTTGGGGGAAACCCATTACACTGCAACTGTGAACTGCTTTGGTTGAGAAGGCTGATCCGCAGTGATGATATGGAAACATGCGCTACACCCCTTCATCTAGCGGGGCGTTACTTTTGGTCAATCCCTGAGGAGGAATTTGCTTGTGAGCCTCCACTTATTACCCGGCATACACACAAACTCTGGGTATTGGAGGGTCAAAGAGCAACGCTCAAATGTCGTGCTATTGGAGATCCAGAGCCAGTGATCCACTGGGTCTCACCAGATGATCGTATCATTGGCAATTCCAGTAGGACCACATCTTTTCGAAATGGCACACTTGAGCTAATTGTGACTGTTGCTCGGGATGATGGGACATACACTTGCATTGCTATCAATGCTGCAGGTGAGGCCACCTCGCTTGTTGACCTGAAGGTGATCCCTCTTCCTCATCGTGGAAACGGAACAGTATTGTTTGCTCGTGACCCAGGATCATCGGACATTACTAGAGGGAAGACCTCCAGTGGGCAAAGTCCTGGCATGGACTCTAGCAGTGACCCCCAAGAGGGACGAGAGGATGGTCAGCCAGAGGGTGGAGATGTAGTAAGCGAAGGGGTTGAGGAGCAGATGGTTGGAGTACAAGGAGTGACATCAACCTCAGCACAAGTGATATGGGATAAGGGTCATCTGATGGCAGACAACCTGGTGTGGATGTATCAAATACAGTACAACTGCACTGCAGATGAGACACTTATTTACAG GATTCTACCCCCCACGAGTGACAGCTTCCTACTGAAAAACTTGGTCTCTGGCTCAGACTACAATCTGTGCGTGCTAGCCATTTATGATGACACAGTCACTTCCATGGCCGCCACAAAGATCCTTGGTTGCAGCCAGTTTAGCACCAAGGACAATTATCCAGACTGCCGGTCTCTTCAAGCCCATTTCCTTGGCGGGACCCTTACAATTCTGGTTGGTGGGATTGTTGTGGTAACACTGCTGGTGTTTACAGTGGCACTGATGGTACGCCACCGTGTGTGCAGTAACCATGACAATCATCATGAAATAGGCGAAGAAGTGGGATGCTCAGGAACAGACTCACCGCCTCTTCCTTCAAAAGGAGCCGATGTCTTTTCTCAAAGTAATGGAAATGGGAATGTGATGATGGTAGTGCTGCCTAATGAGCTCATTCAAAAACGAAAAGTGGCAGAGGGAGGGTTGGTTTCGCCGCCAAAAACAACTTCCAAAGTGAAACCAAAAACTCTCCCAAAGCCAAGAGTGAATCTGGAGCAGTTCAGGACAGGACTAGAAGTTGAGGTCGGATCTATCAAGCCTCTTCCACCGTACACAATGGAGAAAGAGCAAATGTCATTGTATTACACCCCCAGTAATTATTCCCCCTCCACACTGCCACATCAGTCACGTCAATTAATAGCAAAATCACTCAAATTTCGCCCTACCAACGTGGACACAAGTAAGAGGGCAAGTTTAAGCTTGGCTCCTCCCCCTACATATGGTCGTGACAGGCGGTCTAGTACAGGAGGGGGTGTTGTAGTCCGTCGGGGAGGTCAAGACAGCCAATGGAACTCTTCAATGGCCTATCAGAGCCCTGCTCTTTCCCATGAAAGATCTCCTCATAGCGCACTGCGTTACAAGAGAAGTTCTTCGTTTGATATGGGTGAAATTGCAACAACAGCCTGCTATAGTTATGCCAAGAGACTTAGTGTAATCTGGACCAAACGCAGCCAGTCATTACATGGCATGCTTGTCCAATGCACATCAGCAACAAGCACCTCAACAACCAGCAGTGGCAGTGAAGATTTCCACACGCAGCATACACGCGGATACATCCGTGCCTACAACACCACCAACTCCAATTCCAACCCTCCCAAAGCAGACGTTACAACTAATTCAAAGAAACAGTTGCTGAAGGATAAAGAAAAGGACAAGGAAAAGGGAGAAGAACTTGAGGAGAGCGTGGTGTAA
- the LOC130232393 gene encoding leucine-rich repeat and fibronectin type-III domain-containing protein 4 isoform X2 translates to MQDSPPLQPFRKPHHSHSLCHPHRNTHAPSFSSHPSIHLKQNLFKPSEAFRRPSPFLWPKFTSRYSPPQDTSSTTLQLPLLHWLALVTCACLLPALFGQIPGVVAGETWGVVSACPFHCVCRNLSESLSTLCADKGLLFVPPNIDRRTVELRLADNFIREVGGVDFANMTGLVDLTLSRNTISNIRPLAFSDLESLRSLHLDGNRLSELGPRDLVGMLNLQHLILNNNQLTNISSEAFDDFLFTLEDLDLSYNNLRKVPWDAIQSMASLHTLNLDHNLIDQISEGTFSELYKLARLDMTSNRLQTLPPDPLFARSQTGVISPTPYNAVINLNFGGNPLHCNCELLWLRRLIRSDDMETCATPLHLAGRYFWSIPEEEFACEPPLITRHTHKLWVLEGQRATLKCRAIGDPEPVIHWVSPDDRIIGNSSRTTSFRNGTLELIVTVARDDGTYTCIAINAAGEATSLVDLKVIPLPHRGNGTVLFARDPGSSDITRGKTSSGQSPGMDSSSDPQEGREDGQPEGGDVVSEGVEEQMVGVQGVTSTSAQVIWDKGHLMADNLVWMYQIQYNCTADETLIYRILPPTSDSFLLKNLVSGSDYNLCVLAIYDDTVTSMAATKILGCSQFSTKDNYPDCRSLQAHFLGGTLTILVGGIVVVTLLVFTVALMVRHRVCSNHDNHHEIGEEVGCSGTDSPPLPSKGADVFSQSNGNGNVMMVVLPNELIQKRKVAEGGLVSPPKTTSKVKPKTLPKPRVNLEQFRTGLEVEVGSIKPLPPYTMEKEQMSLYYTPSNYSPSTLPHQSRQLIAKSLKFRPTNVDTSKRASLSLAPPPTYGRDRRSSTGGGVVVRRGGQDSQWNSSMAYQSPALSHERSPHSALRYKRSSSFDMGEIATTACYSYAKRLSVIWTKRSQSLHGMLVQCTSATSTSTTSSGSEDFHTQHTRGYIRAYNTTNSNSNPPKADVTTNSKKQLLKDKEKDKEKGEELEESVV, encoded by the exons ATGCAAGACTCCCCACCccttcagccattcagaaaacCACATCATTCCCATAGTTTATGCCATCCTCACAGAAATACACATGCACCATCATTCTCCtctcatccatcaatccatttgaAACAAAACCTTTTCAAGCCCTCTGAAGCATTTCGGCGACCCTCTCCTTTTCTGTGGCCAAAGTTCACCAGCAGATACTCACCACCCCAGGACACATCCTCAACGACACTGCAACTGCCATTACTGCACTGGCTGGCATTGGTCACTTGTGCCTGCTTGCTGCCTGCTCTCTTTGGTCAGATTCCAGGAGTCGTAGCTGGCGAGACGTGGGGCGTAGTCTCTGCATGCCCCTTTCACTGCGTCTGCAGAAATCTCTCTGAGTCTCTAAGTACACTTTGTGCAGATAAAGGCCTTCTTTTTGTCCCACCAAATATTGATCGTCGAACCGTCGAGCTTCGTCTCGCTGACAACTTCATTCGAGAAGTGGGGGGAGTTGATTTTGCCAACATGACTGGACTGGTGGATTTGACACTGTCCCGAAATACCATCAGTAACATCCGGCCACTTGCATTTTCAGATCTGGAAAGTCTTCGTTCCTTGCACTTAGATGGCAACCGACTCTCAGAGCTGGGCCCACGGGACTTAGTAGGCATGCTAAACCTACAGCATCTCATTCTCAACAACAACCAACTCACCAACATCTCCTCCGAGGCCTTTGACGACTTTTTATTCACTCTAGAAGATTTGGACCTATCCTACAACAATTTGCGCAAGGTTCCTTGGGATGCTATTCAGAGCATGGCCAGTCTGCACACATTAAATCTAGATCACAATCTAATTGACCAAATCTCTGAGGGAACTTTTAGTGAGCTCTACAAACTAGCCCGATTGGACATGACCTCTAATCGTTTACAAACTTTACCACCTGATCCATTGTTTGCTCGCTCCCAGACAGGAGTTATTAGCCCGACACCCTACAATGCCGTGATCAACCTGAATTTTGGGGGAAACCCATTACACTGCAACTGTGAACTGCTTTGGTTGAGAAGGCTGATCCGCAGTGATGATATGGAAACATGCGCTACACCCCTTCATCTAGCGGGGCGTTACTTTTGGTCAATCCCTGAGGAGGAATTTGCTTGTGAGCCTCCACTTATTACCCGGCATACACACAAACTCTGGGTATTGGAGGGTCAAAGAGCAACGCTCAAATGTCGTGCTATTGGAGATCCAGAGCCAGTGATCCACTGGGTCTCACCAGATGATCGTATCATTGGCAATTCCAGTAGGACCACATCTTTTCGAAATGGCACACTTGAGCTAATTGTGACTGTTGCTCGGGATGATGGGACATACACTTGCATTGCTATCAATGCTGCAGGTGAGGCCACCTCGCTTGTTGACCTGAAGGTGATCCCTCTTCCTCATCGTGGAAACGGAACAGTATTGTTTGCTCGTGACCCAGGATCATCGGACATTACTAGAGGGAAGACCTCCAGTGGGCAAAGTCCTGGCATGGACTCTAGCAGTGACCCCCAAGAGGGACGAGAGGATGGTCAGCCAGAGGGTGGAGATGTAGTAAGCGAAGGGGTTGAGGAGCAGATGGTTGGAGTACAAGGAGTGACATCAACCTCAGCACAAGTGATATGGGATAAGGGTCATCTGATGGCAGACAACCTGGTGTGGATGTATCAAATACAGTACAACTGCACTGCAGATGAGACACTTATTTACAG GATTCTACCCCCCACGAGTGACAGCTTCCTACTGAAAAACTTGGTCTCTGGCTCAGACTACAATCTGTGCGTGCTAGCCATTTATGATGACACAGTCACTTCCATGGCCGCCACAAAGATCCTTGGTTGCAGCCAGTTTAGCACCAAGGACAATTATCCAGACTGCCGGTCTCTTCAAGCCCATTTCCTTGGCGGGACCCTTACAATTCTGGTTGGTGGGATTGTTGTGGTAACACTGCTGGTGTTTACAGTGGCACTGATGGTACGCCACCGTGTGTGCAGTAACCATGACAATCATCATGAAATAGGCGAAGAAGTGGGATGCTCAGGAACAGACTCACCGCCTCTTCCTTCAAAAGGAGCCGATGTCTTTTCTCAAAGTAATGGAAATGGGAATGTGATGATGGTAGTGCTGCCTAATGAGCTCATTCAAAAACGAAAAGTGGCAGAGGGAGGGTTGGTTTCGCCGCCAAAAACAACTTCCAAAGTGAAACCAAAAACTCTCCCAAAGCCAAGAGTGAATCTGGAGCAGTTCAGGACAGGACTAGAAGTTGAGGTCGGATCTATCAAGCCTCTTCCACCGTACACAATGGAGAAAGAGCAAATGTCATTGTATTACACCCCCAGTAATTATTCCCCCTCCACACTGCCACATCAGTCACGTCAATTAATAGCAAAATCACTCAAATTTCGCCCTACCAACGTGGACACAAGTAAGAGGGCAAGTTTAAGCTTGGCTCCTCCCCCTACATATGGTCGTGACAGGCGGTCTAGTACAGGAGGGGGTGTTGTAGTCCGTCGGGGAGGTCAAGACAGCCAATGGAACTCTTCAATGGCCTATCAGAGCCCTGCTCTTTCCCATGAAAGATCTCCTCATAGCGCACTGCGTTACAAGAGAAGTTCTTCGTTTGATATGGGTGAAATTGCAACAACAGCCTGCTATAGTTATGCCAAGAGACTTAGTGTAATCTGGACCAAACGCAGCCAGTCATTACATGGCATGCTTGTCCAATGCACATCAGCAACAAGCACCTCAACAACCAGCAGTGGCAGTGAAGATTTCCACACGCAGCATACACGCGGATACATCCGTGCCTACAACACCACCAACTCCAATTCCAACCCTCCCAAAGCAGACGTTACAACTAATTCAAAGAAACAGTTGCTGAAGGATAAAGAAAAGGACAAGGAAAAGGGAGAAGAACTTGAGGAGAGCGTGGTGTAA